The following DNA comes from Rosa rugosa chromosome 5, drRosRugo1.1, whole genome shotgun sequence.
GGGCTTAACAAATATACCATTTCTGATTTCCAGCACTGAATGCTTCTGAACAATGGCATACGGCATCTGTCtttaaaaaattatcaattttccAAACATACTTGTACGTTGAAGGATTCTGGATCCTTGATAGACACTCTCCTTTGCCTGTTCTCCTTTCTTTACAGACAAAGACCTCAGCACCAAACACGCACGTGTCATCAACTAGATATCCGTTGGAGTCATCAGTAAAATCTTTAACACTGATAAGCTTATCAAAACCGGCCGCCACTACTACAAATTTCCCCAATAGCACCTCTTTTGTAGCCACTAAAAACTCATCAGTCCTTAAGAGAACAGTATCACACTGATTTAAAAAATCAGTGTGACTTTTTTGTCTTCCACTGTACATCAGTGCCTAATGGGTGAATAGAGGTTATGCTGGTACTGAAACAGTGCCAAATGCATTATAATTATAATATAAGTGGGCTCCAGGGTTCCTATTTTGGGCTGAGTTCTTGAGAACTCTTATGGTGTGGTGTCGAGACAGCAAACCTCTCCTCTTTACTATATATTCACTTGCTTCGACTAAAAACCCTAGCCtgctctctgcctctctctccgGTCTCTCTCTCGTTATCATGCAATTTTGTGAGTGAAAAACTAGAATCGCTCGATTTTCTGGATAAGAGTTTCAAAAGCCATGTTATTGTTGGGCCTAAAGCAACCTCGAGGCTTTGGTGATTCGAGGTTGGGTTAGGTGGACCGGCGGATTTGTAGTTACGTTCTCCAACAACGACGATGATTTGGATCTACAAGGTCTCAAAGGCCTTCGATGGGGAAGGGCAGTGGGGGGCCTGAGCCTGGAGGTTGGGTTGCTCGCGGTAACTCACCCTTCTTCATACTCTGCAGATCcacagcctctctctctctctctcattctctctctcaagtactctctctttctctctatctctctgtatCTGTATAAGGCGTTAGAtttgtctctctctccctgTTCGGTTCTGATTGATATGATACTGTTTTGTAACTCGCGAAAACAGAGATGAAGGTGATCGCTGTTTATTTGCTCGCTGTGTTGGGGGGCAAGACCAGAACCGAAGACATCAAGAGCATCCTTGGCGCCGGTACCTCTTTTTGATCTCTTTGCTTCATTTACGCATTGTGTTGTTAAACATATGCCCAAAATTTGTGTCTTTCTGATCGATTAGTGTTGTTGATTTCGAAATTCATGTTCTGTATTCCTACTTTACCATGTGGGTTTTCAATTTTGAGACTTAGCAATAGCGTTTTCTATTCTGTAACTCTACTGTAGCGTTTTGTTTGTTATTACTTAAGACTCAGTCCAATGAAAATGGTTTATTACTTACTACAAAGGATTGGGGCTTGAGGAATTGGGTTTAAATGCTATGCTTTTTGAGTCGCTAAAATCTGCTTTAGGATTAACATGACTTGTATTTAGAAGCACTTTTGTTCGTGTACATTTTTCACTCATTTGCCATTGTTATTACAACATATTGAACTttgtagtttttctttttcccaagTGTTTCTAGTATTTGCATTATCTATCTGCAATGAATCTTAGAGCAATTAATATTGTAAATCGGGATTGTTATGTGTATTTTGATCAGTTGATTGAGTAGAACTGTGCATGTAGAGGGTCGGGTTTTAATGTTCATAGTGCTAACACATTTATCTTTTTCACAGTTGGTGCTGAAGCAGATGATGACAGGCTTCAGTTTCTTCTCAAGGAAGTTGAGGGTAAAAACATAACAGAGCTTATTGCCTCTGGAAGGGAGAAGTTGGCTACTATATTTAGATTATAGATATATTGCTTAATTTCTCCAGATATAGGATGTCATCTCGTTTAATTTTAAGTTCTTTTATTAGGAACTGATATGTGATTTAATctacattttttctttttggcaggAAGCTGCTCTTGATTTGGTAGCTGTGATGTCAGTGGAGAATTATGTTTAAAAGTTGACTTCTATGTATATGTAGGGATATATGGTATATCCGCTTCTTTTAACTTTCTCACTGATAACTTACTATAGTCAGTCCACTTTTTTAACGGTGATTGAATTTCAATGTTGTGTCAGGTTGCATAAGGACAAATTTTAGGATTAAGGACTGATGTTGAATTCAATTTGGGGCAAATCTCAGACACATGATGTTGTAGGTACGAATATTCAGACGCATGAAATAGGTTGTGATTTAGCTGGTGAGTGTTGCTGTTGCAATTGAGCTCCTGATGTTGACTTTTGTTTTGATGCTTACTCCGTTCTTTGTGATGCCAATTTGTAGCTGAAAATTGAGTTTAATCTGTGCTCTGAAAAGGCTTATGAGTTTATGATATGCTTGTTACACATGCTTCAGCTTTTGGTTTATTATTAATGCCATTAAACAATAGATATGAGGAACAAATAGTTCTTAGATCAATGGAATCTCTGGTTTTGTCAATTGATTGGTGATATAAGCTTGATTTGTCATGTACTCTTCCGGTTCTGGTTTGCAATGCATCACAATCGCCTTGAGGCTATGAATTTTAGGTTAATAAGAAGAATCAGTACCACTGGGCCAAATCATCTAATTTCCTTGTTTCTTTCCGTCTTGTTGTGCAGAGGCTTTGGTTCAAGACAAAATTTAAGCTTTGCAAAATTTGGTTTGATATGGGCGAATATGGGAGAATGAGTTAGGTAATATCTGTTTATCTTATTACCTATGATGGTTGTGAATTTGTGATCTTGAAAGGCTGAGAGTAACCTGTATTGCACTATTAGATACTTAAGAAACTGCATAAGTAACCTGTGTTCTGCTATTCCCCTATCAATTTGATCATCAAAGAATTCTGATATTTACATTTGTTGCACTGTATAGCAAACTAATGCTATTATCAAAATTTCTACTCACataatattttcaaaattattTTGTGCAGCATCAGCTTTGTTTCACAACTGGAAATCACTGAGCAAGAggaaaaaatcaaacaatagcTTCATCTGTTCACTGTCAAAGATAAATGAAGCTACAGGTAAAGGCTTTTATTCATGAATTTATAACATTTCTATTTGTTTGTACTCTACAACATATTAATCGTATCAATAGTGTTGATCAATGATAGTTTGAGGTTTAGGCAATAGATTTCATCCTCAGCAATGAATGTTGACATGAATTAGTCACTTGATTTTCTGACCTTCTGTGACATTTGAATCGTAAAGGACTCATGAGTTGCCTTAACAAGAAATTCTGACCAACCTTTAGCTCAGAATGTTTTAGCTTTCATTTCAGTAATGTTTTTTGTTTAAATGTTTGAGTTCAATGAATATTGACTCAGATacgaaattcatttttttcattCACTTTTGCCTATAGCAGATTCATGAACATTATCTGCAGATTCATTCACTTTTGCTCATCAGGTACTGTGAGCACAAGAGTTTATCCATATCAAAGAAGGGTTGCAGTTGTGGAGAAGAAATTTTGTTGTCTCTGGATGTAATGAATTATTTTTAGTAGGCGAATTTGTTGTATGatgcattttttttaatatagtaTACAGTACATGAAATGTAGAGGTGCCAAATACTAGTATTTGCTAGTATTTGGcacctattttttttattccagTTTAATGATTTTGCCACTGATATCAGTGGAATTCAGAAGCCACTGATATTTGGATCAGTTGCTTTGGCACTGATTTGGATGCAATTTTGCCTTGGTTAAAGGCATCCCACTGATAATTTAACAGTGTGCTTAGTCCCATTAGCACCTGCAATAGAGGGGACTGATATCTCATTAGTTgctgcatagtggctaatgcCATTAGCCACTGTTTTCAGTGTGCTTTGTCCCAATAGGGACTAATTCAAATCAGTGTGCTTTGGGGAAATTTGTTGTAGTGCGCACAAGGCATATCTCCATTGAAGCACATTTTCTGTGTAGAAGCATCTATTAAAAGCatcaccaaaaccaaaaataagaaaatgagCAATGGTCTTTGCATACATATGAAAAAAGTATATAAGCGGTTCACATTCGTGCTGGATGAGAATTCAGTTACACTGAAGCAGATAATACCTTCAAAAACCAAGTAGACTCTTTTATGCTGATCAAGCAAGAACAATCTAAAATCAACATGTACCTCCCAACCAGGCTGAAATAAATTTGTTCCAGCTATTTccaagtagagagagatgtgacCTTCCACATTTCTTCTCTTGTTTCCATCTGGGTAGAGTACCAGTTTCCTATGTGTGCAAGCACATACATATGTAAGAATAATGtctaattaataattaatgcatgtagaaatagaaaaagaaattaaaatgcagTTAAGAAAGTACATGTGGTGTAGAAGATGATAATATTACCATTTGTATCCTCCAGCTTCAAACTCTCTTGATTCATATGGATCCTCTTCACAAAAATTCTTTAGCCTTGAAAATAACTCTATTTTTACAGTGTAATGAGTTGGAGTAGCATCTAGAAATGGTTTGCACATCCCTGATTTCCCTACCTCTGAAATCAAATAGTGATTTACACATACAATGACCCGTAAGTAACTAAAGAACAAGCAAAAATCTCTATCAAGTATCAACCCACTTGATGCAGCCATTAATTAATTTACAAGTGCTAGAAGACTCACCTTGCGGAACTAAGCCGCTACTTTGTCTTTGGTCTAATAATCTAGGGCTTTGAGACTCCCTGAAGAACATGAGCAAGCTCGATATCAGCTGGACTGCCCAAGCTGCTGCGCTGAGTACTGGGACAAGTGATTCCAAGCAGCTCCATTGCAATGGCAACCTAGCAGTATAGATTAAAATCCGTAgtacaagaagaaaaaaaaaaatcaagaatggGAGAACAagcaaatttttatttttgttctgTTTAGGTAGAGGAACTATTTGATAACCTGGCTGCGCTAACAGGAGCTATGTGCCGAGCAGGAACTGGTGACAGATGCGAGTACTTAAGGCTCCGTTTGCGTGGAGAGAGTTCGGAGGCCGCCGGCAACGTACGTCATGGTGAGCGTGTGCTTATTTAAGGGTTGCAATTGGGACGATGACCTAGGCATAAACGGCGAGCCGTACGTCATTGGAGGCTTCCAGCTTTGTAGAAGAACTGATACAGGTTGCAAATTCATTGGAGTTGGTTTTGGTTTGGAACAGGACGACGTATTGGCTCcgtcaagccttcaaggtgtTGATGccggggaaaaaaaaaagtgatggaAGAGTCAATGCATAATTGACTTGACTTTCAACCTCAACCGTAGATTACATAATAATCCAAAGGCCAGTAAAACTCCACATCAGCAAAACAGACATTAAATGCATTTAACTTAGAATTCTACTGTTAACAACACATAAACGccatttacaaataaatctccTCCTTTCTTTCCCCACCATCTTCCTCGGGCTTGCAAGCTCCACATTCAGTTTTCAACCCATACCCTGGTACAGCGAATCGAATACCCAGAGAAAAAACCATCATTCAACCCATTTGATTTAGCTCTGACAGCACCGACATGAGAATATATGCCAAAGACTAATTCTCAGTACTAAAAACCCATGAGAGTATTCGAAGACCAATTTCTGCCTTCACTAAGGATTGAAATCCCACCTTTTCTATATATGTCCAGTGATCACTCCTCAAATAAGGACTGAAATCCCATCAAATACCTTTTCTATGACCAGTGATCACTCCTCAAAACCCGTTTGCAGCAAAACTACAATTTATAGACAAAATCGCACGGCCTTAATTCTCTTACAGGATTAGACAATCACCCACTT
Coding sequences within:
- the LOC133711222 gene encoding uncharacterized protein LOC133711222; this encodes MAASSGLILDRDFCLFFSYLRVIVCVNHYLISEVGKSGMCKPFLDATPTHYTVKIELFSRLKNFCEEDPYESREFEAGGYKWKLVLYPDGNKRRNVEGHISLYLEIAGTNLFQPGWEVHVDFRLFLLDQHKRVYLVFEGIICFSVTEFSSSTNCDTVLLRTDEFLVATKEVLLGKFVVVAAGFDKLISVKDFTDDSNGYLVDDTCVFGAEVFVCKERRTGKGECLSRIQNPSTYKYVWKIDNFLKTDAVCHCSEAFSAGNQKWKIELYPKGINKGKGSHVSLFFKLANPETLPPGSKIYADYTLRIQDQIHFKHDHGRGSASFHATDTSWGWFKFINKTLSVKLAMGFW